The following are encoded in a window of Deinococcus carri genomic DNA:
- the speA gene encoding biosynthetic arginine decarboxylase gives MTTSPSFSVADAAELYQVPNWSGGWFRVNGEGQVEVTPAPGVHAPLRPMIDEIVERGESLPVILRFPQVIAGRVKHLNDAFRKAITEYGYSGHYQGVFPIKVNQRRVVVETVAAAGYEYAHGLEAGSKAELALCLAQKLNPDALLCCNGFKDDGFIKLALWGRTLGKNVVITIEKYSELDRILKQARALGVKPAIGVRFKLHARGSGQWEESGGDQAKFGLNAYELLRVVERLREENMLDSLVMLHTHIGSQITDIRRIKVAVREATQTYAGLIAAGAQLKYLNVGGGLGVDYDGSKTTFYASMNYTVAEYAADVVYTVQEVCKAREVPEPTIISESGRALTAHHAVLVMPVVDVTGPTRDLEELAAPSEDSHQIVKDLEEILVNISARNYREMYNDAVGDKQTLHNLFDLGYVTLNDRARGEALFNAILRKIARLIQGEKYVPDELEDLQKVLADKYICNFSLFQSLPDNWAIQALFPIVPLDRLDERPTRQGTLVDITCDSDGKIEKFIDLRDVKATLPLHEPGNRPYYLGAFLMGAYQDVLGSAHNLFGKVSEAHVTILPGGKFHIDLFVRGQKARRMIESMGYEEPMLRDSIEDQADDALVAGTLAAGQENELLEDYGEELLGYTYLEYEEG, from the coding sequence TTGACGACTTCACCCTCTTTTTCTGTTGCTGACGCCGCCGAGCTGTACCAGGTTCCCAACTGGAGCGGCGGCTGGTTCCGCGTGAACGGCGAGGGCCAGGTCGAAGTGACCCCCGCGCCCGGCGTGCACGCGCCCCTGCGCCCGATGATCGACGAGATCGTGGAGCGCGGCGAGAGTTTGCCGGTGATCCTGCGCTTTCCGCAGGTGATCGCGGGCCGGGTGAAGCACCTGAACGACGCCTTCCGCAAGGCCATCACCGAGTACGGCTACAGCGGGCACTACCAGGGCGTGTTTCCGATCAAGGTCAACCAGCGCCGCGTGGTGGTCGAGACGGTTGCCGCCGCCGGGTACGAGTACGCGCACGGGCTGGAGGCGGGCAGCAAGGCCGAACTCGCGCTGTGCCTGGCGCAGAAACTCAACCCCGACGCGCTGCTGTGCTGCAACGGCTTCAAGGACGACGGCTTCATCAAGCTCGCGCTGTGGGGCCGCACGCTGGGCAAGAACGTGGTCATCACCATCGAGAAGTACAGCGAACTCGACCGCATCCTCAAGCAGGCCCGCGCGCTGGGTGTGAAGCCCGCTATCGGCGTGCGCTTCAAGCTGCACGCGCGCGGCTCCGGCCAGTGGGAGGAATCGGGCGGCGATCAGGCCAAGTTCGGGCTGAACGCCTACGAGCTGCTACGGGTGGTGGAGCGGCTGCGCGAGGAGAACATGCTCGACTCTCTCGTGATGCTGCACACCCACATCGGCTCGCAGATCACCGACATCCGCCGCATCAAGGTCGCCGTGCGCGAGGCCACCCAGACCTACGCGGGCCTGATCGCGGCGGGCGCGCAGCTCAAGTACCTCAACGTGGGCGGCGGCCTGGGCGTGGACTACGACGGCTCCAAGACCACCTTCTACGCCTCCATGAATTACACCGTGGCCGAGTACGCCGCCGACGTGGTGTACACCGTGCAGGAGGTCTGCAAGGCGCGCGAGGTGCCCGAACCCACCATCATCAGCGAGTCGGGCCGCGCGCTGACCGCGCACCACGCCGTGCTGGTAATGCCGGTGGTGGACGTGACCGGCCCCACCCGCGACCTCGAAGAACTCGCCGCCCCCAGCGAGGACAGTCACCAGATCGTCAAGGACCTCGAAGAGATTCTGGTAAACATCAGCGCCCGCAACTACCGCGAGATGTACAACGACGCGGTGGGCGACAAGCAGACGCTGCACAACCTCTTCGACCTGGGATACGTGACCCTCAACGACCGCGCGCGTGGCGAGGCGCTGTTCAACGCCATCCTGCGTAAGATTGCGAGGCTGATTCAGGGCGAGAAGTACGTGCCCGACGAGCTGGAAGACCTCCAGAAGGTGCTGGCCGACAAGTACATCTGCAACTTCTCGCTGTTCCAGAGCCTGCCGGACAACTGGGCGATTCAGGCCCTCTTCCCGATTGTGCCGCTCGACCGCCTGGACGAGCGTCCCACCCGCCAGGGCACGCTGGTGGACATCACCTGCGACTCCGACGGCAAGATTGAGAAGTTCATCGACCTGCGCGACGTGAAAGCCACGCTGCCGCTGCACGAACCCGGCAACCGGCCCTACTACCTGGGCGCGTTCCTGATGGGCGCGTATCAGGACGTGCTGGGCAGCGCCCACAACCTCTTCGGCAAGGTCAGCGAGGCACACGTGACCATCCTCCCCGGCGGGAAGTTCCACATCGACCTCTTCGTGCGCGGCCAGAAGGCCCGTCGCATGAT
- a CDS encoding asparaginase: MTAQDGRVIFTRGGQAESVHAVHLAVVDAAGQRLAHCGDADLVTFPRSSSKPVQALPLALGLPELPGDELAIACASHAGTPEHLAVVERLLARSGSTAEDLRCGTHPPFDPTAAAELIRRNEAPTPLHHNCSGKHAGMLLACVQNGWPREGYTEHAHPLQVRIRELHAELGGVALDDVRRGTDGCSVPALALPLHAAARLFARLAAPAGPLAPALESVFQAMTAHPFLIAGPGRLDTTLMPLVPSLAAKMGAEAFYGMALRNSPRGPLGIAFKVQDGGERARPHVALAVLEALGVPVTAQMRALAPATLHNWAGRDVGTVEVELPLVWG, from the coding sequence ATGACAGCACAGGACGGCAGGGTCATCTTCACGCGCGGGGGGCAGGCAGAGAGTGTCCACGCCGTTCATCTGGCGGTGGTGGACGCGGCGGGGCAACGCCTGGCCCACTGCGGCGACGCGGACCTCGTGACGTTTCCGCGCAGCAGTTCCAAGCCGGTGCAGGCGCTCCCGCTGGCGCTGGGCCTGCCCGAGTTGCCGGGCGACGAACTCGCCATTGCCTGTGCCAGCCACGCCGGCACACCGGAACATCTGGCGGTGGTGGAGCGGTTGCTGGCGCGTTCGGGCAGCACGGCAGAAGACCTGCGCTGCGGCACGCACCCGCCCTTCGACCCCACGGCGGCCGCCGAGCTGATTCGCCGGAACGAGGCCCCCACGCCGCTGCATCACAACTGCTCGGGCAAGCACGCGGGGATGCTGCTGGCCTGCGTCCAGAACGGCTGGCCGCGCGAGGGGTACACCGAACACGCCCACCCGCTGCAAGTCCGCATCCGGGAACTGCACGCGGAGCTGGGCGGGGTGGCGCTGGACGACGTTCGGCGGGGCACCGACGGATGCAGCGTGCCCGCGCTGGCGCTTCCGCTGCACGCGGCGGCACGCCTCTTCGCGCGGCTGGCGGCCCCGGCGGGACCACTCGCCCCCGCATTGGAAAGTGTCTTTCAGGCCATGACCGCCCACCCCTTCCTGATCGCCGGACCCGGACGGCTGGACACCACGCTGATGCCGCTGGTCCCCAGCCTGGCCGCCAAGATGGGGGCGGAGGCCTTTTACGGGATGGCGCTGCGGAACAGCCCGCGTGGCCCGCTGGGCATCGCCTTCAAGGTGCAGGACGGCGGCGAGCGGGCGCGGCCCCACGTCGCCCTCGCCGTGCTGGAGGCGCTGGGCGTGCCTGTCACGGCGCAGATGCGTGCCCTCGCCCCCGCCACCCTGCACAACTGGGCGGGGCGGGACGTGGGCACGGTGGAGGTCGAGTTGCCGCTGGTATGGGGTTGA